Proteins co-encoded in one Ziziphus jujuba cultivar Dongzao chromosome 9, ASM3175591v1 genomic window:
- the LOC107427875 gene encoding uncharacterized mitochondrial protein AtMg00820-like, producing the protein MDTSSDDESPPRKVRSLIDIYESTNMAFLACEPQNFEEAIKEDIWIKAMAEEIVTIEKHDTWEWVDPPEGKDIIGLKWIYKTKYKEDGTIQKYKARLVTKGYSQQPGIDFNETFAPVARMETIRTVLTLAAQMEVLVYQLDVKSAFLNRELKEEV; encoded by the coding sequence ATGGATACATCTTCAGATGATGAATCACCGCCAAGAAAGGTACGCTCACTCATAGATATTTATGAATCTACTAATATGGCATTTTTGGCATGTGAGcctcaaaattttgaagaagcaATAAAAGAAGATATTTGGATTAAAGCAATGGCTGAAGAAATTGTAACAATTGAAAAGCATGATACGTGGGAATGGGTGGATCCACCTGAAGGCAAAGATATTATTGGACTCAAATGGATCTACAAAACCAAGTACAAAGAAGATGGAACAATTCAGAAGTACAAAGCACGGCTAGTCACCAAAGGCTATTCGCAACAGCCAGGAATCGACTTCAACGAGACATTTGCACCAGTTGCTCGAATGGAAACTATTAGAACAGTTCTCACATTAGCTGCTCAAATGGAGGTACTAGTCTATCAATTGGATGTCAAATCCGCCTTCCTTAATAGAGAACTCAAAGAGGAAGTATAA